The Methylacidimicrobium sp. B4 genome contains a region encoding:
- a CDS encoding cytochrome C biogenesis protein ResB → MKFFTSLSDQARQELIAERKRNSVLWRAIHLLGSLRIAVGLLLSLAAACAAATWIESRFDSSVAQYYVYRSPWFLGWLVLLCLNLFAVTLTRIPWKPRHLGFVITHYGIILLLSGAMIGRIAGFEGFVHLRLGEPAEDRVTLNQTALFLEDPFRKEIFRVSFPAELWRPRSDHPRKLTIPGTDLRLVVDDFSSDLALAEEVVPSSDPSSGPGITLLLQSRMARQKTLLALLEREPAHQTQDFFGLAKVHWLSGPPASSSGRTVHEAQVVFARSPDQPITHAAEGIPSHYRFFLVPDEQSRQMLLVAISPSGQKNAWEVASHIGKALELPGGAQALLTSYWPDFAMREGKPTSLSDRPENPAVLVQLRWTEGGGGSTGLSLWKSPDDDRIAFRALNRREEVSAEGKATLGQNFSLGWADWEASVLRYESHASIQSIIRKREPGTAFTMTIGSGVRAWVEDPKSKAESPRLWILSGLTQTFAVEGIPIRVAYGLESRSLPFRISLEKFAVPREEGSESPVDFQATVRFEDPKAGTTRVATAHMNSPATFPGGFWRSALGRNYKFSQASWNPQDLQETTLQVLYDPGWPCKWVGSLLICGGILLMFLHRGSPKNPTPVPTVLPPDEIPSERSAGATPTR, encoded by the coding sequence GTGAAATTCTTCACATCCCTCTCCGATCAGGCCCGCCAGGAGCTCATCGCTGAGCGCAAGCGCAACTCCGTCCTTTGGAGGGCCATCCATCTTTTGGGCTCTCTCCGTATCGCCGTTGGCCTGCTTCTGAGCCTGGCTGCTGCCTGCGCCGCCGCCACCTGGATCGAGTCGCGCTTCGATTCGAGCGTCGCCCAGTACTACGTCTATCGGTCGCCCTGGTTCCTCGGCTGGCTCGTCCTCCTCTGCCTCAATCTCTTTGCGGTCACGCTGACCCGGATCCCCTGGAAGCCGCGCCACCTCGGGTTCGTCATCACCCATTACGGGATCATCCTGCTGCTTTCCGGGGCCATGATCGGCCGGATCGCGGGCTTCGAGGGATTCGTCCACTTGCGGCTCGGCGAGCCCGCCGAGGATCGGGTGACGCTCAATCAGACCGCTCTTTTCCTGGAAGACCCCTTCCGGAAGGAGATCTTCCGCGTGAGCTTCCCTGCAGAGCTCTGGCGTCCCCGTTCCGACCATCCACGAAAGCTCACGATTCCCGGAACGGACCTTCGGCTGGTCGTCGATGATTTTTCTTCAGACTTGGCCCTTGCGGAGGAAGTGGTCCCCTCCTCCGATCCCTCCTCTGGACCCGGGATCACCCTCCTGCTGCAGAGCCGGATGGCCAGACAGAAGACGCTGCTCGCTCTTTTGGAAAGGGAGCCCGCCCACCAGACTCAGGACTTCTTCGGCCTCGCCAAGGTTCACTGGCTCTCCGGACCACCCGCCTCCTCTTCCGGGCGGACCGTGCATGAGGCTCAGGTCGTCTTTGCCCGATCCCCCGACCAACCGATCACCCATGCGGCCGAGGGCATCCCGTCCCACTACCGCTTCTTTCTCGTCCCCGATGAGCAGAGCCGGCAGATGCTCCTGGTCGCTATCTCCCCCTCGGGACAAAAGAACGCCTGGGAGGTAGCCTCCCACATCGGCAAGGCACTCGAGTTACCCGGCGGCGCGCAAGCGCTCTTGACCAGCTATTGGCCCGACTTCGCCATGCGGGAAGGGAAGCCGACCTCCCTTTCGGATCGTCCCGAAAATCCTGCCGTCCTGGTGCAGCTTCGCTGGACGGAAGGGGGGGGTGGCTCCACCGGCCTTTCGCTGTGGAAATCCCCAGATGACGACCGCATCGCCTTTCGGGCCCTGAATCGGCGGGAAGAGGTCTCGGCCGAAGGAAAGGCCACCCTCGGTCAGAACTTTTCCCTGGGATGGGCCGATTGGGAGGCCTCGGTTCTCCGCTACGAATCTCATGCATCGATTCAGTCCATCATCCGGAAGCGGGAACCGGGCACGGCCTTCACGATGACGATCGGCTCGGGCGTTCGCGCGTGGGTGGAGGATCCGAAGAGCAAGGCGGAATCCCCTCGCCTCTGGATTCTCTCGGGGCTCACCCAGACCTTCGCGGTGGAGGGGATCCCCATCCGGGTTGCCTACGGGCTGGAGAGCCGATCCCTCCCCTTCCGCATTTCGCTGGAAAAGTTCGCTGTCCCCCGGGAAGAGGGAAGCGAGTCGCCCGTCGACTTTCAGGCGACCGTCCGCTTTGAGGATCCGAAGGCCGGCACGACCCGCGTCGCAACCGCCCACATGAACTCGCCGGCGACCTTCCCGGGAGGCTTTTGGCGATCGGCGCTCGGGCGCAACTACAAGTTTTCTCAGGCATCCTGGAATCCCCAGGATCTCCAGGAAACCACCCTTCAGGTGCTCTACGATCCAGGCTGGCCCTGCAAGTGGGTCGGCTCGCTCTTGATTTGCGGAGGCATTCTCCTCATGTTCCTCCATCGTGGATCGCCCAAGAATCCGACTCCGGTCCCCACGGTTCTGCCGCCCGACGAGATCCCTTCGGAGCGGAGCGCCGGTGCCACGCCGACTCGGTAG
- a CDS encoding formate--tetrahydrofolate ligase, which translates to MSHPFTDLAIAQHARPAPIEEIGARLGIPKEALLPYGTGSAKLRWPFLKSLRDRPKGRLVLVTAITPTPAGEGKTTTAIGLADALRRLGQKSAVCLREPSIGPIFGRKGAATGAGWAQVVPREEINLEFTGDFGAVGLAHNLLSALLDNHFYQGNELHLDPSRLQWKRVVDINDRALRQIVVGLDGHRGPVRRDGFEIIAASEVMAILCLARNFTDLRTRLSEIRIGARVGDGSVTAGDLGAAGAMAAVLRHAFLPNLAQTLEQVPAFIHGGPFANIAHGCSSVVSVEAALSLADWVVTEAGFGSDLGGEKFVDIFCRQSGLRPAAAVIVATIRALKFHGGLPLDALDREDFGALESGMANLRRHVRILRDLLGLPVVIAWNRFASDTDAELRCVEQGARSIGVPSAECRHWAEGGAGAEELGRKLLEMAADPAPFRFLYDEETPLWEKIVTVAEKVYGAGEVRAKPSVRRALVQMEEEGFGHLPVCFAKTQYSFSADPRLRGAPEGHSLPVREVRLASGARYVLALCGEILTMPGLPSEPSSLRIDIDEDGRVVGVL; encoded by the coding sequence ATGAGTCATCCGTTTACCGATCTTGCCATCGCGCAGCATGCCCGCCCCGCTCCGATCGAGGAGATTGGAGCCCGGCTCGGCATCCCGAAGGAGGCGCTTCTTCCCTACGGAACGGGGTCCGCCAAGCTGCGCTGGCCTTTCCTCAAGAGTTTGCGTGATCGACCCAAGGGCCGATTGGTCCTGGTGACGGCGATCACCCCGACTCCCGCCGGAGAAGGGAAGACGACGACGGCGATTGGCTTGGCCGACGCCTTGCGCCGGCTCGGGCAGAAATCGGCGGTCTGCCTGCGCGAACCGTCGATCGGGCCGATCTTTGGAAGAAAAGGGGCGGCAACCGGAGCGGGTTGGGCGCAGGTCGTGCCTCGGGAGGAGATCAACCTTGAGTTTACCGGCGACTTCGGCGCGGTCGGGCTCGCTCACAACCTGCTTTCGGCTCTTCTCGACAACCATTTCTATCAGGGGAACGAGCTTCACCTCGATCCAAGCCGGCTCCAATGGAAGCGAGTGGTCGATATCAACGATCGGGCCTTGCGGCAGATCGTTGTGGGCTTGGATGGCCACAGAGGGCCGGTCCGGCGGGATGGGTTCGAAATCATCGCCGCATCGGAGGTAATGGCGATCCTCTGCCTTGCCCGTAACTTTACCGATCTGCGAACCCGTCTTTCGGAGATTCGTATTGGCGCCCGTGTCGGCGACGGATCGGTGACTGCGGGAGATCTGGGTGCTGCCGGAGCGATGGCGGCGGTCCTCCGGCACGCCTTCCTGCCCAACCTGGCGCAGACGCTCGAGCAGGTCCCTGCGTTCATTCACGGGGGGCCATTCGCGAACATCGCTCATGGGTGCAGCTCGGTAGTCTCCGTAGAGGCGGCGTTGAGCCTTGCCGACTGGGTGGTGACGGAGGCGGGGTTCGGGAGCGATCTCGGGGGAGAGAAGTTCGTCGATATCTTCTGCCGTCAATCGGGCTTGCGTCCAGCGGCGGCAGTGATCGTCGCTACCATTCGCGCGCTCAAGTTCCATGGCGGTCTCCCCTTGGATGCCCTCGATCGGGAAGACTTCGGAGCGTTGGAATCGGGGATGGCGAACTTGCGGAGGCATGTGAGGATCCTGCGGGATCTCCTGGGGCTCCCCGTGGTCATTGCCTGGAATCGCTTCGCCTCGGACACCGACGCGGAATTGCGGTGCGTCGAACAAGGAGCGAGGAGCATCGGCGTGCCTTCCGCCGAGTGCCGGCACTGGGCGGAGGGAGGGGCGGGTGCGGAGGAGCTCGGGCGAAAGCTGCTGGAAATGGCGGCCGATCCCGCCCCTTTCCGTTTCCTCTATGACGAAGAGACCCCGCTCTGGGAAAAGATCGTCACTGTGGCCGAAAAGGTCTACGGCGCCGGTGAGGTGAGGGCCAAGCCGTCGGTTCGGCGCGCACTTGTCCAGATGGAGGAGGAGGGCTTCGGCCACTTGCCCGTCTGCTTTGCGAAGACCCAGTACTCGTTCTCCGCCGATCCCCGACTGCGCGGAGCGCCAGAAGGGCACTCGCTTCCCGTCCGAGAGGTGCGCCTGGCCTCTGGCGCGCGCTACGTGCTGGCTCTCTGCGGAGAGATCCTCACCATGCCTGGCCTGCCAAGCGAACCCTCCTCCCTGCGGATCGATATCGATGAGGACGGACGGGTCGTGGGCGTTCTCTAG
- a CDS encoding universal stress protein, with protein sequence MASVYHCLLVPLEQSPVDDAVLGHARELARLSGARLVLLHVSPLPAFPLAGIEEWTLESGERIALRQDEAMNRARQYLEERARDLRSQGLSAEVELALGDPVNQIVRTAKEKGADLIVMGSHAHSILGELFGRSTSFPVRRLAEAPILLVRTESQATAQ encoded by the coding sequence GTGGCCTCCGTGTATCACTGCTTGCTTGTACCCCTGGAGCAGAGCCCCGTCGATGACGCGGTGCTTGGCCATGCACGCGAGCTTGCGCGGCTCTCGGGCGCGCGCTTGGTGCTTCTTCATGTCTCCCCTCTTCCGGCCTTTCCGCTCGCCGGCATCGAGGAGTGGACTCTCGAATCGGGAGAACGGATCGCCTTGCGCCAGGATGAGGCGATGAACCGGGCGCGGCAATACCTCGAAGAGAGGGCGCGTGATCTGCGAAGCCAAGGACTCTCGGCTGAGGTGGAGCTTGCTCTAGGGGATCCGGTCAACCAGATCGTTCGGACCGCGAAGGAAAAAGGAGCCGATCTCATCGTCATGGGAAGCCATGCACACTCAATCCTCGGGGAACTCTTCGGGCGGAGCACCTCCTTCCCGGTTCGACGGCTGGCCGAGGCTCCGATCCTGCTTGTCCGGACCGAGAGCCAAGCGACCGCTCAGTGA
- the lepB gene encoding signal peptidase I → MRSAPLSFSDRRERRRHQKALDRLRKAIHRMCVRQRDLLSEEARQEAETFEREVASYLTNADSSSATAPVLLERGDKLAAKLFPRKPWGELRENVEIFLVAIAAALAIRAYFLQPFKIPTDSMKPTLYGIQTVARTGPPPSAPVRLLHLLLFGKQYHYLRLSHDAALVDLVPGKFLIEYTDLLFDDGQKQRVWIPAPTLVYKVGLRPGLTFHAGEPVFNFLSVAGDQVLVNKAVYHLRPPRRGEVFVFRTAGIEGIESTLRDHGLDGSLFYIKRCVGVPGDRLQIDPPALRINGSTTPPNAAMARVEAGRAGYHGYVVLPGQQYLLSPEEQVVVPKDGYWAMGDNSPDSQDSRFWGPVPRNDLVGTGLFVYWPLSPRWGWIH, encoded by the coding sequence ATGAGATCGGCGCCCTTATCGTTCTCGGACCGGCGGGAACGCCGCCGCCACCAAAAGGCGCTCGACCGGCTGAGAAAGGCAATTCATCGGATGTGCGTCCGTCAGAGGGACCTGCTTTCCGAGGAAGCCCGGCAAGAAGCGGAAACCTTCGAAAGGGAGGTGGCATCCTACCTCACCAACGCGGATTCGTCCTCCGCGACGGCTCCGGTTCTTCTCGAACGGGGGGACAAGCTCGCGGCGAAGCTCTTTCCGCGAAAGCCCTGGGGGGAGCTGAGGGAAAACGTCGAGATCTTCCTGGTCGCGATCGCTGCAGCACTGGCCATCCGCGCCTACTTCCTCCAACCGTTCAAGATTCCCACCGATTCGATGAAGCCGACCCTCTACGGGATTCAGACGGTCGCCCGGACCGGCCCACCCCCATCGGCTCCCGTCCGTCTTCTGCACCTGCTTCTCTTCGGCAAGCAATACCACTATCTTCGCCTCTCCCATGACGCCGCCCTGGTCGACCTGGTTCCAGGAAAGTTTCTCATCGAATACACCGATCTCCTCTTTGACGACGGACAAAAGCAGCGCGTCTGGATCCCGGCACCCACGTTGGTCTACAAGGTCGGGCTCCGACCCGGCCTCACCTTTCACGCCGGAGAGCCCGTCTTCAACTTTTTGAGCGTCGCGGGAGACCAGGTCCTGGTCAACAAGGCGGTGTATCACCTGCGCCCCCCGAGACGCGGCGAGGTCTTCGTCTTCCGGACCGCCGGCATCGAAGGCATCGAATCCACCTTGCGGGATCACGGGTTGGATGGATCGCTCTTTTACATCAAACGGTGCGTCGGAGTTCCGGGTGACCGGCTTCAGATCGACCCTCCGGCGCTCCGGATCAACGGGAGCACTACGCCCCCGAATGCCGCCATGGCCCGGGTCGAAGCGGGGCGCGCCGGGTACCACGGTTACGTCGTCCTCCCCGGCCAGCAGTACCTCCTCTCCCCGGAAGAGCAGGTGGTTGTCCCCAAGGATGGTTACTGGGCGATGGGCGACAACAGCCCCGATAGCCAGGACAGCCGCTTCTGGGGGCCGGTCCCCCGAAACGACCTTGTGGGGACCGGCCTTTTCGTCTACTGGCCGCTTAGCCCTCGCTGGGGCTGGATTCACTGA
- the lepA gene encoding translation elongation factor 4 — protein sequence MFPPSRIRNFCIIAHVDHGKTTLSDRLLQATGTIPERQMQDQLLDSMDLERERGITIKAHPVTMRYKAADGETYQLNLIDTPGHVDFSYEVSRSLSACEGALLVIDAAQGVQAQTVANVHLAARQNLHLIPVINKIDLPTANPASVKRQLEEVLAIPGEEAVLASAKAGIGIGETLEAVVHRIPPPDPFTDGIIRALVFDSIFDPYRGVVLYVRVRSGELSRGEKILLMATQSVYEIKEVGIFSPKMTSQDRLEAGATGYVIANMKSPLEVKIGDTLTSALHPASEPLSGFQEARPMVFSGIYPINPADFEKLKTALHKLQINDPAIVFTQESSAALGSGLRCGFLGLLHMEIVQERLRREHEVEILATYPSVVYQVHLTNGKTLEVDNPLRMPDPAQIDSIAEPTVRAFLLIPTERIGEILQLVLEKRGICESTESAGENRVMLRCRMPLSEILVDFNDRLKSLTRGYGSMDYEPAPYQTEDLIKLDILVNGEPVEAFSCIVARSRAEARGRAILAKLRDFIPRHLFKIALQAAVGSKILAREDIGSVGKNVTAKCYGGDITRKRKLLEKQKEGKKRMKTFGRVDIPQEAFLQILKTETGS from the coding sequence ATGTTTCCCCCATCCCGGATTCGCAATTTTTGCATCATCGCGCACGTAGATCACGGCAAGACAACCCTCTCCGACCGTCTTCTCCAGGCCACCGGCACGATTCCCGAACGGCAGATGCAGGACCAGCTTCTTGATTCCATGGACCTGGAACGAGAGCGGGGGATCACGATCAAGGCCCACCCGGTCACCATGCGCTACAAGGCTGCAGACGGGGAAACCTATCAGCTCAACCTCATCGACACGCCGGGCCATGTCGACTTTTCCTACGAGGTCTCCCGAAGCCTTTCGGCCTGCGAAGGGGCTCTCCTCGTGATCGACGCAGCCCAAGGCGTACAGGCGCAAACGGTTGCGAACGTCCACCTGGCCGCGCGGCAAAATCTCCATCTGATCCCGGTCATCAACAAGATCGACCTGCCCACCGCTAACCCGGCCTCGGTGAAGCGGCAGCTCGAAGAGGTTCTCGCCATCCCCGGAGAGGAAGCGGTCCTGGCAAGTGCGAAGGCGGGAATCGGCATTGGCGAGACCTTGGAGGCGGTGGTCCACCGGATTCCTCCTCCGGATCCCTTCACCGACGGGATCATCCGAGCCCTGGTCTTCGACTCGATCTTCGATCCCTACCGAGGGGTCGTCCTCTACGTACGCGTCCGGTCCGGAGAGCTCTCCCGGGGCGAGAAGATCCTCCTCATGGCGACGCAAAGCGTCTACGAGATCAAGGAAGTCGGGATCTTCTCTCCCAAGATGACCTCGCAAGATCGCCTCGAGGCGGGAGCCACCGGCTACGTGATCGCCAACATGAAGAGCCCGCTCGAGGTCAAGATCGGGGACACCCTCACCTCGGCTCTTCATCCGGCATCGGAACCGCTCTCGGGGTTCCAGGAAGCTCGCCCGATGGTCTTCAGCGGCATCTACCCGATCAACCCGGCGGATTTCGAGAAGCTCAAGACCGCTCTTCACAAGTTGCAAATCAACGATCCGGCCATCGTCTTCACGCAAGAGAGCTCTGCGGCGTTGGGGTCGGGCCTGCGATGCGGCTTCCTAGGCCTGCTCCACATGGAGATCGTCCAGGAGCGGCTCCGACGGGAGCACGAAGTCGAGATCCTGGCCACCTATCCCAGCGTCGTCTACCAGGTGCATCTGACCAACGGGAAGACGCTCGAGGTCGATAACCCGCTCCGGATGCCCGATCCTGCGCAGATCGACTCGATCGCGGAACCGACGGTGCGCGCCTTCCTGCTGATTCCGACGGAACGGATCGGGGAGATTCTCCAGCTCGTCCTGGAGAAGCGCGGCATCTGCGAATCGACCGAATCGGCGGGAGAAAACCGCGTGATGCTGCGTTGTCGGATGCCCCTGAGCGAGATCCTGGTCGATTTCAATGACCGGTTGAAGTCGCTCACGCGAGGATACGGTTCGATGGACTACGAGCCGGCCCCCTACCAGACCGAAGACCTGATCAAGCTCGACATCCTCGTCAACGGCGAGCCCGTAGAGGCCTTCTCCTGCATCGTGGCGCGCAGCCGCGCGGAAGCCCGGGGCCGGGCGATCCTGGCCAAGCTGCGGGACTTCATCCCCCGGCATCTCTTCAAGATCGCTCTCCAAGCGGCCGTCGGCAGCAAGATCCTCGCTCGTGAAGACATCGGCTCCGTGGGAAAGAATGTGACCGCAAAATGCTATGGCGGGGATATCACCCGGAAGCGCAAGCTCTTGGAGAAGCAGAAGGAGGGCAAGAAGCGAATGAAGACCTTCGGTCGCGTCGATATTCCGCAGGAAGCCTTTCTGCAGATCCTCAAGACGGAGACCGGATCATGA
- a CDS encoding alpha-E domain-containing protein, whose product MIFRKAAYFYWLSRYLTRALDTIRLVEAYWPLCWDGGKGRGEASLIRLRQALRMSAPGPIFGPAGELFWFLEATENPLSVRSSIEAARSNARLLREELPEELWEMLGELPSGLPAVPPAPLLETPFPWSVFLHRVQGISAIYEIARFSLVQGAGPDCLALGQAIEGMGNLTAALSALVPDESGSPPPSPEEEAAILCGFCSLDAYRATFGPCYEDEPVCRALLGDRRIPRSFAALLQSVSASLERLEKSSTYTLSSASESALALRAALASLGGTSKNRLSYLLVELQIGCNQLHQEIEKALV is encoded by the coding sequence ATGATCTTTCGCAAGGCGGCCTACTTCTATTGGCTCTCGCGCTACCTGACAAGGGCACTCGACACGATCCGGCTCGTGGAAGCCTATTGGCCTCTCTGCTGGGACGGCGGAAAGGGACGGGGCGAGGCCTCACTGATCCGGCTGCGCCAAGCGTTGCGCATGTCGGCTCCCGGCCCAATCTTCGGACCAGCGGGTGAGCTCTTCTGGTTTCTGGAGGCTACCGAAAATCCTCTCTCCGTGAGAAGTTCGATCGAAGCCGCACGATCCAATGCGCGCCTCTTGCGAGAGGAGCTCCCGGAGGAGCTATGGGAGATGCTCGGGGAGCTCCCCTCGGGGCTCCCGGCCGTGCCCCCCGCGCCGCTCCTCGAAACGCCCTTCCCATGGAGCGTCTTCCTCCACCGGGTTCAGGGGATTAGCGCCATCTACGAAATCGCCCGGTTCTCCCTCGTGCAAGGGGCGGGGCCGGATTGCCTCGCCCTGGGTCAGGCGATCGAAGGGATGGGGAACCTCACGGCGGCCTTGAGTGCGCTCGTCCCGGATGAATCGGGAAGCCCGCCTCCCTCCCCGGAGGAAGAAGCGGCGATTCTCTGCGGCTTTTGCTCCCTCGACGCCTACCGGGCAACCTTCGGCCCCTGTTACGAGGATGAACCGGTCTGCCGCGCCCTTCTGGGCGACCGGCGGATCCCCAGGAGCTTCGCCGCGCTCCTGCAATCGGTTTCGGCCTCGCTCGAGCGGCTCGAGAAGAGCAGCACCTACACCCTTTCTTCCGCTTCTGAGTCGGCTCTGGCGCTCAGGGCGGCTCTCGCCTCCCTGGGAGGCACCTCCAAGAATCGGCTGAGCTACCTCCTGGTGGAGCTTCAGATCGGCTGCAATCAGCTCCACCAGGAGATCGAAAAGGCGCTCGTCTAG
- a CDS encoding circularly permuted type 2 ATP-grasp protein — MHSTFPVDTGVGRQEKNCLPGPDYPLPADFDEMVDGELGPRPPYQGLWKFLEKLSPEMWEHRQRAAAEELLRRGVTFAVDSKSEERIFPFDLLPRILSASEWLPIERGLIQRVTALNCFLRDVYTRARILQEGVIPSSLVYGSSQFRREMVGVAMPHGLHAMIAGSDLLRLREGFVVLEDNLRVPSGASYMLANRRVLRRIFPSLFQAGPVASVEPYPTLLREALTALRPEGARDGLTVLLTPGIHNPAYFEHTFLAQEMGIPLAEGKDLAVIDGKVQLRTSSGWKGVGTIYRRLNDDFLDPVAFRPESLLGVPGLVAACRAGAVNVVNAIGTGVADDKAIYPFVPSMIRYYLGEEPILPNVETFLCDRPPERDHVLVHLKDLVVKEVSQAGGYGMLFGPTSSARERAAFREKILAQPRNYIAQPVLSFSQVPCWIDGRLEPRRIDLRPFVLFAPSPTVIPGGLTRVALRKGSFIVNSCQGGGSKDTWVLRADKHAGRPQNLGKP, encoded by the coding sequence ATGCACTCGACATTTCCGGTTGACACCGGCGTTGGCCGTCAGGAAAAGAACTGCTTACCCGGTCCCGACTACCCGCTCCCCGCCGATTTCGACGAGATGGTCGACGGCGAGCTAGGGCCGCGGCCTCCCTATCAGGGCCTCTGGAAGTTCCTCGAAAAGCTCTCGCCGGAAATGTGGGAGCATCGGCAGCGGGCCGCTGCCGAAGAGCTCTTGCGTCGCGGAGTCACCTTTGCCGTAGACTCGAAGAGCGAGGAACGAATTTTCCCCTTCGATCTTCTGCCTCGGATTCTCTCCGCCTCGGAATGGCTCCCGATCGAGAGGGGGCTCATCCAGCGGGTGACCGCCCTCAACTGCTTTCTCCGGGATGTCTACACCCGGGCCCGGATCCTGCAGGAAGGAGTCATCCCGTCCTCTCTGGTCTATGGGTCTTCCCAATTTCGAAGGGAAATGGTGGGGGTTGCAATGCCCCACGGGCTTCATGCGATGATCGCTGGCTCAGATCTTCTGCGACTTCGGGAGGGCTTTGTCGTCCTGGAGGACAACTTGCGGGTGCCGAGTGGCGCTTCCTACATGCTCGCCAACCGCCGCGTCCTGCGCCGGATCTTCCCCTCGCTCTTCCAAGCGGGCCCGGTCGCTTCCGTCGAGCCCTACCCCACCCTCCTGCGGGAGGCTCTCACCGCCCTTCGCCCCGAGGGAGCTCGCGACGGCCTCACCGTCCTTCTGACCCCAGGAATTCACAATCCGGCCTACTTCGAGCACACCTTTCTTGCGCAGGAGATGGGCATCCCGTTGGCGGAAGGGAAGGATCTAGCGGTAATCGATGGGAAGGTGCAGCTGCGCACTTCTTCCGGCTGGAAGGGGGTGGGCACCATCTACCGCAGGCTCAACGACGACTTTCTCGATCCGGTCGCCTTCCGCCCGGAATCGCTCCTCGGCGTACCGGGGCTCGTGGCCGCTTGTCGAGCCGGAGCAGTGAATGTGGTCAATGCGATTGGGACCGGGGTCGCAGACGACAAGGCGATCTACCCGTTTGTCCCCTCCATGATCCGCTATTATCTCGGGGAGGAGCCCATCCTGCCGAACGTGGAGACCTTTCTTTGCGACCGGCCACCCGAGCGAGACCATGTTCTTGTCCACTTGAAGGACCTGGTCGTCAAGGAAGTAAGCCAAGCGGGAGGATACGGCATGCTCTTTGGACCCACGAGCAGCGCCCGGGAGCGCGCGGCCTTTCGCGAGAAGATCCTCGCCCAGCCGCGCAACTACATTGCGCAGCCCGTTCTCTCCTTCTCCCAAGTCCCTTGCTGGATCGACGGACGCCTCGAGCCCCGGCGAATCGATCTGCGCCCCTTCGTTCTCTTCGCACCCTCTCCCACGGTCATCCCGGGAGGACTTACCCGCGTCGCCCTGCGCAAAGGGTCCTTCATCGTAAACTCCTGCCAAGGGGGCGGGAGCAAGGACACCTGGGTGTTGCGCGCCGACAAGCATGCCGGAAGGCCGCAGAACCTGGGAAAGCCATGA
- a CDS encoding aldo/keto reductase, with protein MEYTSLPGLKKQVPRIGLGTWVVGGWMWGGAEEADAIAAIEAAVAAGIYFLDTAPVYGFGRAEEIVGKAVRRIGRDKVILATKGGLEWNEREEIRRNSSPARLRKEIDESLRRLGTDWIDLYQIHWPDARSPIEAAAQTLLDFQAQGKIRALGVSNFSPSQMDAWRSVAPLHTDQPPFNLFERGIEKDILPYCRAHGIGVVAYGVLCRGLLTGKFSAGDTFPAGDLRRFDPKFQAEAFRHYLSAAEDLRSIARARHCSLGQLAARWALQQPGISVVLWGARNPGQILEAAAVPASLLSERELADIDRILAARIPEPIGPEFMAPPL; from the coding sequence ATGGAATACACTTCGCTGCCCGGCTTGAAAAAGCAGGTGCCCCGGATCGGCTTGGGAACCTGGGTCGTGGGGGGCTGGATGTGGGGTGGAGCCGAAGAAGCGGACGCCATCGCCGCGATCGAGGCGGCGGTCGCGGCGGGCATCTATTTCCTCGACACCGCTCCAGTCTACGGGTTCGGGCGCGCGGAGGAGATCGTCGGGAAAGCGGTCCGGAGGATCGGTCGAGACAAGGTCATCCTCGCCACCAAAGGCGGCCTCGAATGGAACGAGCGAGAGGAAATCCGACGCAATTCGAGCCCGGCACGGCTCAGAAAGGAGATCGACGAGAGCCTTCGCCGGCTCGGAACCGATTGGATCGATCTCTACCAGATTCACTGGCCGGATGCCCGCTCACCGATCGAGGCGGCGGCGCAGACCCTGCTCGATTTCCAGGCGCAAGGGAAGATTCGGGCACTCGGGGTGAGCAACTTCTCCCCGAGTCAAATGGATGCGTGGCGGAGCGTCGCGCCCCTTCACACCGACCAACCTCCCTTCAATCTCTTCGAGCGCGGGATCGAGAAGGATATCCTTCCCTACTGCCGCGCTCACGGCATCGGCGTCGTGGCCTACGGGGTGCTCTGCCGAGGACTGCTCACGGGCAAGTTCTCCGCAGGCGACACCTTTCCGGCGGGCGACCTTCGCCGGTTCGATCCCAAGTTCCAAGCGGAGGCCTTCCGCCATTACCTCTCCGCGGCGGAGGATCTCCGCTCCATCGCCCGGGCCCGGCACTGCTCGCTGGGCCAGCTGGCCGCCCGCTGGGCTTTGCAGCAGCCGGGAATTTCCGTCGTGCTCTGGGGAGCGCGAAACCCCGGGCAGATCTTGGAGGCGGCAGCGGTCCCGGCCTCCTTGCTCTCGGAGCGGGAGCTGGCCGACATCGACCGAATCCTGGCAGCGCGCATTCCGGAGCCGATCGGCCCGGAATTCATGGCTCCGCCGCTCTGA